The stretch of DNA ACGGAGGGCGTGGCTCTGCGACGGACGGTCGAAGCCGTCTGCGAGTGGTGCGGTGAACGGGCGACCGGCCGGCCGGTCGCGGGGGCGCAGGCCAGGGGGCCGTTCCGGCGATCCGGGGCCGGTGGGCGGTATGGGGCCTTGATCCTGCGGTGTGACTATATGTCAATTCATACCGGTTCATGTCTCCTTTCCCTCCACGAACAACGGAGCCGGCCGATGAAACGACCCCCCTCCCAGCCACCCACCCGACCCCACCACCCCACGGACCGCACCGCGCACACCCCGTCCCCCGGGCGCCCGTACCACCACCCGCCCCTCCGGCGTACCGCACGGGCGGCGGCGCTCCTCGCCCTGGCGCTGACCGCCGCGGCCGGCTGCTCCGCCGACCCGGCGGGACACGCCGACGCCCACAGGCAGGCCGTCACGGGCCCACACGCCGCACCTTCGGCAGTCACCGACCCGCGCGGCTTCACCCTGGTCGCCTCGGGGGACGTACTGCCGCACGACTCGGTCATCGCGCGGGCCGGCACGGACGCGGGCGGCAGCGGCTACGACTTCCGCCCCATGCTGTCCGGCGTGCGCCACGTGGTGTCCCCCGCCGGGCTGGCGATCTGCCACATGGAGACCGTCTACGGCCCACCCGAAGGCCCCTTCAAGGGCTACCCGGACTTCGTCTCCCCTCCGCAGGTCGCCCCCGCGCTCGCCGCCACCGGATACGACTCCTGCTCCACCGCCTCCAACCACACTCTCGACGCGGGCACGGAGGGAGTACGCAGAACCCTGGACGCGCTCGACGGAGCGGGCGTACGGCACGCGGGATCGGCCCGTACCGCCGCCGAGTCGAACCGCCCCGCCTGGTTGAAGGCGGGCGGCGCCCGCGTGGCCCACCTCGCGTACACCTACGGCACCAATGGCTACCCGATGCCGGAGGGGGCACCCTGGGCGGTCAAGCTCATCGACCGCGACAAGGTCGTCGCCGACGCGCGAGCCGCCCGCAAGGCGGGTGCCGACATCGTCGTGGTCAGCATGCACTGGGGCACGGAGTGGGAGGAAGCGCCCGACGCGGACCAGGAGCGGCTCGGCCGTGAGCTGACCGCCTCCCGTACGGGGACACGGCCCGACATCGACCTCATCCTCGGCACGCACGCGCACGTCCCGCAGGCCTACGAGAAGGTCAACGGCACCTGGATCATCTACGGCATGGGCGACCAGGTCGCGGGAGAGATGTTCAACTACACGGGCGCCAGGGACCCGCGGGGCAACGAAAGCACCCTCGGCCGCTTCACCTTCGCCCCTCCGGCCTCGCCCGGTGCGCGCTGGCAGGTGCGGAAGGCGGAGTTCGTCCCCCAGTGGTACGACACGGACGCGGGGCGGGTCGTCGACGTGAACGCGGCGATCGACAAGGGCGCCGACCTCGCAGGCGTACGCGACCGGGTGCGGGCCACCGTCCTGAGCAGGGGAGCGGCGGCGGACGGCCTCACGATGGCCGAGTAGGCGACGCCAGGTGTCCCGGGGCGCGCAGGCCCCGGGACACCGCCCCGCTACGGCTTCGTGTCGCTCCTGCGCGGCTCCGTGTCGCTCCCGGCCAGCGCGGAACGCCGGTAGGAGTACCCGAAGTAGATGACAAGGCCGATCACGAACCACACCGCGAACCTCACCCAGGTCTGCCACTGGAGGAAGGTGATCAGCCAGATGGAGAACACCACACCCACGGCCGGTACCACAGGCATCCAGGGCAGCCGGAAGGTGCGGGGCAGCTCCGGCCGGCGGTAGCGCAGCACGATCACCGCCACGCACACCACGACGAAGGCGAGCAGAATGCCGATATTGGTCAGCTCGGCGGCCTCGCCGATGGGCAGCAGCCCGGCGATCACGGCCGAGGCGGCGCCCACGATCCAGGTGACGCGGGTGGGCACCCGGCGGGTGGGATGCGTCTTGGCGAACCACTTGGGCAGCAGTCCGTCCCTGCTCATGGAGAACCAGACGCGAGTACATCCCAGCATGAACGTGAACATGACGGTCAGGATGCCGATGATGGCGCCCACCGCGATCACGTCCGCCAGGCCGCTGAGCCCCACCGACTTGAAGGCCGTGGAGAAGCCGCTCTCCGGGTCGATGTCCTTGTAGCCCTGCATCCCGGTCAGCACCAGACAGGCCAGCACGTAGAGCACCATCGAGATGGCGAGGGAGTACAGGATCGCCTTCGGCATGTGCCGCTGCGCGTCCTTGGACTCCTCCGCGGCCGTCGACATGGCGTCATAACCGAACACGGCGAAGAAAACCGTCGCGGCCCCGGTGAAGGCGCCGCTCGCGCCGAAGGGGAAGAACGGGTGGTAGTTGCCCGACTTGATGTGGAAGAAGCCCACACCGATGACGAGCAGCACCACCAGCACCTTGAGGATCACCACGATCATCTCGAACCGTGCCGCGTTCTTGATGCCGAGATTGAGCAGATACGCGATCAGCAGGCACAGCACCGCGGCGAACAGGTCCACGCGATGGCCGTCGCCCGTGCCGGGCGCCCCCAGCATCCAGTGCGGCAGGTCGAGCCCCATCTCCTCCAGCAGGAAACTGAAGTAGCCGGAGATGCCGATGGCGACGACCGCGACGATGGCGGTGTACTCCAGCAGCAGGTCCCAGCCGATGAACCAGCCGACCAGTTCACCGAGGACCGCGTAGCCGTAGGTGTAGGCCGAGCCCGCCTTCGGGATGAGACCCGCGAACTCCGCGTAGCTGAGGGCCGCGGCCGCGCTCGCGACGCCCGCGATCAGGAACGAGAAGAGGACCGCCGGGCCCGCGGTGCCGTTGGCGACGGTGCCCGCGAGGGTGAAGATCCCCGCGCCGATGATGCCACCCACACCGATGGCGGTGAGCTGCCACAGCCCCAGTGTCCTCGTCAGTCCACCGCCGGAGCCGTCCTCCTCGATCTGCTCGATGGGTTTGCGGCGCAGTACGCCCTGTCCCGCCCGGAGTCCGGGCATGGTCCTCACCTCTTCGCATACGGACGACGGCTGACGGGCCGTCATGATGCCCGTGTGCCGACCGCGGCGGTAGAGGCGCGGCAGACGGAGATGAACACGGATGAGCGGGTGACACCGGGAGACCCGCCGGTATTCCGGATCACAGCCCCGGTCACAGCCCCGGTCGGGCCCCGCGGCCTGATCGGACTCCCCTATTGCAAGGACCTCTAAGGAACGACCGTCACGGGCCAGCGTCCCGACTTGACGAGGCGCACCGCGACGGAACCCACGAAACGGTGCCCCGCCTGCTCCGACGCGCCGACGACCACCGCGTCGGCCTTCAGCTCGTCCGCCGCGGTCACCAGACCGTTGTAGGGGTCCCCGCGGAAGGTGTGGAACTCCCAGCGCACATCGAAGATGTCCTTGACCCGCTCGGTCGCCAGTCTGATCTCCTGCACCA from Streptomyces tsukubensis encodes:
- a CDS encoding CapA family protein, which codes for MKRPPSQPPTRPHHPTDRTAHTPSPGRPYHHPPLRRTARAAALLALALTAAAGCSADPAGHADAHRQAVTGPHAAPSAVTDPRGFTLVASGDVLPHDSVIARAGTDAGGSGYDFRPMLSGVRHVVSPAGLAICHMETVYGPPEGPFKGYPDFVSPPQVAPALAATGYDSCSTASNHTLDAGTEGVRRTLDALDGAGVRHAGSARTAAESNRPAWLKAGGARVAHLAYTYGTNGYPMPEGAPWAVKLIDRDKVVADARAARKAGADIVVVSMHWGTEWEEAPDADQERLGRELTASRTGTRPDIDLILGTHAHVPQAYEKVNGTWIIYGMGDQVAGEMFNYTGARDPRGNESTLGRFTFAPPASPGARWQVRKAEFVPQWYDTDAGRVVDVNAAIDKGADLAGVRDRVRATVLSRGAAADGLTMAE
- a CDS encoding amino acid permease; the protein is MPGLRAGQGVLRRKPIEQIEEDGSGGGLTRTLGLWQLTAIGVGGIIGAGIFTLAGTVANGTAGPAVLFSFLIAGVASAAAALSYAEFAGLIPKAGSAYTYGYAVLGELVGWFIGWDLLLEYTAIVAVVAIGISGYFSFLLEEMGLDLPHWMLGAPGTGDGHRVDLFAAVLCLLIAYLLNLGIKNAARFEMIVVILKVLVVLLVIGVGFFHIKSGNYHPFFPFGASGAFTGAATVFFAVFGYDAMSTAAEESKDAQRHMPKAILYSLAISMVLYVLACLVLTGMQGYKDIDPESGFSTAFKSVGLSGLADVIAVGAIIGILTVMFTFMLGCTRVWFSMSRDGLLPKWFAKTHPTRRVPTRVTWIVGAASAVIAGLLPIGEAAELTNIGILLAFVVVCVAVIVLRYRRPELPRTFRLPWMPVVPAVGVVFSIWLITFLQWQTWVRFAVWFVIGLVIYFGYSYRRSALAGSDTEPRRSDTKP
- a CDS encoding universal stress protein, with product MTEQQPHQFERGTDGPKVIVVGVDGSESAYRAAAYAAGLARRQGALLAIVYIQPVMATGAAIGAPVAETTDEIADALVQEIRLATERVKDIFDVRWEFHTFRGDPYNGLVTAADELKADAVVVGASEQAGHRFVGSVAVRLVKSGRWPVTVVP